One genomic region from Nymphalis io chromosome 18, ilAglIoxx1.1, whole genome shotgun sequence encodes:
- the LOC126775373 gene encoding uncharacterized protein LOC126775373 isoform X2, with protein MRGWCARWSGSGRARLRWLAALVCWGALAALALPRLQPAPPRAHPAPPARLLLQSEAASTPAPVPSTPPAAPRLATDTRVLTEDELRADAERRLPSLPLAYWHKHRNDKNKFYKKKDCAPFPSIYDLEFHNTYWQTLRVKSDVFHFYGAYMDARNTSRIGPAVRVLAVHDRIKPTMTTHCQLWFEEREAPVVVRNLEYKYVWNSKWGNYRDGVLQPYLLACVLPAEVRHLVPASVSIVVDPCDRATNNLRVHYDRPKPPLAQKEFAVCVKGLDFLHEDLSVRLVEWIELIRLMGADKIFFYELQVHPNITKVLNYYNELGVTEVTPITLPGGQPNLPGLQHMYLKKKTTHKRQMELIPYNDCLYRHMYQYRWLALLDIDEVIVPLEDPDWSSLMKRVLPLSQPAPGKPPRSSYHASNLYYLDSLRHEHGWEEGVPRYLHMLQHVYRTRNFTKPGQYVKAFHETERVLALHNHFPLACLGGACSSYALETRHARLQHYRADCVTALSKSCAELRAQPVRDTALWRWRGALVAAADAALTALAFLPPHR; from the coding sequence TCCGAGGCAGCCAGCACGCCCGCGCCCGTGCCCTCCACGCCTCCGGCTGCGCCGCGACTCGCCACCGACACGCGCGTGCTCACCGAGGACGAGCTGCGTGCCGACGCCGAGCGTCGCCTGCCCTCGCTGCCGCTAGCCTACTGGCACAAGCATCGAAATGACAAGAACAAGTTCTACAAGAAGAAGGATTGTGCGCCCTTCCCCTCTATATATGACCTCGAATTCCACAATACATACTGGCAAACGCTTCGCGTCAAGTCCGACGTATTTCACTTTTACGGCGCCTACATGGACGCGCGTAACACGTCTCGCATCGGGCCTGCTGTGCGCGTGCTCGCCGTGCACGATCGTATCAAGCCAACGATGACGACGCACTGCCAGCTGTGGTTCGAGGAACGCGAGGCGCCCGTGGTTGTGCGTAATCTCGAGTACAAGTATGTGTGGAACAGCAAGTGGGGCAACTACAGGGACGGTGTGCTGCAGCCATATCTGCTGGCGTGCGTGCTTCCGGCCGAGGTGCGCCACCTGGTGCCCGCCTCCGTGTCCATCGTAGTCGATCCTTGTGATCGTGCCACGAATAACCTGCGCGTTCATTATGATCGTCCCAAACCACCGCTCGCTCAAAAGGAATTCGCCGTGTGCGTTAAGGGGCTAGACTTTCTACACGAGGACCTGTCGGTTCGTCTGGTGGAATGGATCGAGTTAATACGGCTTATGGGTGCGgacaaaatattcttttacgAACTTCAGGTGCACCCGAACATTACGAAGGTGTTGAACTATTACAATGAACTCGGTGTAACTGAAGTGACACCTATAACTCTGCCCGGGGGCCAACCGAACCTTCCTGGCCTGCAACATATGTATCTAAAAAAGAAAACGACCCACAAACGACAAATGGAGCTGATCCCGTACAACGACTGCTTATATCGTCATATGTATCAGTATCGGTGGCTGGCGCTGCTCGACATAGACGAAGTGATCGTACCGCTGGAGGACCCCGATTGGAGCTCGCTCATGAAGCGCGTACTTCCACTCTCCCAGCCGGCACCGGGTAAGCCGCCGCGCTCCTCCTACCACGCCTCCAACCTCTACTATCTTGACTCACTGCGGCACGAGCACGGCTGGGAGGAGGGGGTGCCGCGATATTTACACATGCTGCAACACGTGTACCGAACGCGCAACTTCACCAAGCCCGGCCAGTACGTGAAGGCGTTCCACGAGACGGAACGCGTGCTGGCGCTGCACAACCACTTCCCGCTGGCGTGTCTCGGCGGGGCGTGCTCGTCGTACGCACTGGAGACGCGGCACGCGCGGCTGCAGCACTACCGCGCGGACTGCGTCACGGCGCTGAGCAAGTCGTGCGCGGAGCTGCGCGCGCAGCCCGTGCGCGACACGGCGCTGTGGCGCTGGCGCGGCGCGCTGGTGGCGGCCGCCGACGCCGCGCTCACGGCGCTCGCCTTCCTGCCGCCGCACCGGTGA